Proteins found in one Pseudomonas sp. P8_241 genomic segment:
- a CDS encoding GlxA family transcriptional regulator, protein MVERRQFSGAMKGKNLRYLKEHEDPSVPQALAGFLLLEHFSLPAFTQALDTVVTANLLRPELFLTKTFGLTEGEVISDLGLVIRPDARLSHAEIQQLDLLVVCGGYRTALKADDALIGLLHDAAEQGITLAGIWNGAWFLGRAGVLDGYRCAIHPEHRPALAEIAKLSQVTSEAYVVDRDRLTASSPNGTFYMALEWIRGLHDKALTDAIEDILAFEASRYRRIKPTLSVSVSGPLREVVNLMDANLEEPLEMDALCLYAGRSRRQIERLFKEQLGTTPQRYYMDLRITEARRLLQHTTLTIVEVSVACGFVSPSHFSKCYSAYFGYRPSREVRLVK, encoded by the coding sequence TTGGTAGAGCGACGTCAGTTCAGCGGTGCGATGAAGGGCAAGAATCTTCGCTACCTCAAAGAGCATGAAGACCCGTCGGTCCCGCAGGCGCTGGCAGGTTTTCTGTTGCTGGAGCATTTTTCGTTGCCGGCGTTCACCCAGGCACTCGATACGGTCGTCACGGCCAACCTCTTGCGGCCCGAGTTGTTCTTGACCAAGACCTTCGGTTTGACCGAAGGCGAAGTGATCAGCGATCTGGGGTTGGTGATTCGACCCGATGCCCGTCTCAGTCATGCCGAGATTCAGCAGCTGGATCTACTGGTGGTCTGTGGCGGTTACCGAACGGCGCTCAAGGCCGACGACGCGCTGATCGGTTTGTTGCACGACGCGGCCGAGCAGGGCATTACGCTGGCGGGGATCTGGAATGGCGCGTGGTTTCTTGGGCGAGCCGGGGTTCTGGATGGCTATCGTTGTGCGATTCATCCGGAGCATCGCCCTGCGCTGGCGGAAATCGCCAAGCTGAGCCAAGTCACCAGTGAAGCGTATGTGGTGGATCGCGATCGACTGACCGCGTCCAGTCCGAATGGCACTTTTTACATGGCGCTGGAATGGATCAGGGGGTTGCACGACAAGGCGCTCACGGACGCCATCGAAGACATTCTGGCCTTTGAAGCGTCGCGTTACCGGCGCATCAAGCCCACGCTGAGCGTGTCTGTCAGTGGCCCGCTGCGGGAGGTAGTCAACCTGATGGACGCCAACCTGGAGGAGCCGCTGGAAATGGATGCGCTCTGTCTTTACGCGGGACGGTCTCGTCGGCAGATCGAGCGCCTGTTCAAGGAGCAGCTGGGCACCACGCCCCAGCGCTATTACATGGATTTGCGGATCACCGAGGCGCGGCGCTTGCTGCAGCACACGACGTTGACCATCGTTGAAGTCTCGGTGGCCTGCGGGTTCGTCTCGCCCAGCCACTTCAGCAAATGCTACAGCGCTTACTTCGGCTATCGGCCGTCCAGGGAAGTCAGGCTGGTGAAGTAA
- a CDS encoding glutathione S-transferase family protein, which yields MPLTLYFHPLSSYCHKVLIALYEHQVEFEKRIIDLGNDADRAELQALWPLVKFPVVHDHTRQRDVAESSIIIEYLDHFQAGQHRLIPGDWESALQVRFWDRFFDLHVQGPMNQIVLDRLRSANGDLTRERAALTTAYGMLERQLASTTWAAGDVFSMADCAACPALFYASMLVPFADEHRHLNTYFDRLTTRPSCQRVIDEARPYFSMFPFAEAIAQRFR from the coding sequence ATGCCGCTGACTCTCTACTTCCACCCGCTCTCGTCGTACTGTCACAAAGTGTTGATCGCACTCTACGAACACCAGGTCGAATTTGAAAAAAGGATCATCGACCTGGGCAACGATGCCGACCGGGCGGAGCTTCAAGCCCTGTGGCCGCTGGTCAAATTTCCGGTGGTCCACGATCACACCCGTCAGCGCGACGTGGCGGAGTCGAGCATCATCATTGAGTATCTGGACCACTTTCAAGCCGGCCAACACCGCCTGATACCCGGCGATTGGGAGTCCGCGCTGCAGGTTCGTTTTTGGGATCGCTTTTTCGACCTCCACGTCCAGGGCCCGATGAACCAGATAGTCCTCGATCGCCTGCGCTCGGCGAACGGCGACCTGACCCGGGAGCGCGCAGCCCTTACCACTGCGTACGGCATGCTCGAGCGTCAACTGGCGTCCACAACCTGGGCCGCCGGGGACGTGTTCAGCATGGCCGATTGCGCCGCCTGCCCGGCCCTGTTCTACGCCAGCATGCTGGTGCCGTTTGCCGATGAGCATCGCCATTTGAATACGTATTTCGACCGTTTGACCACCCGGCCGTCCTGCCAGCGGGTCATCGACGAAGCGCGACCGTACTTCTCCATGTTTCCGTTTGCCGAGGCAATCGCGCAAAGGTTTCGTTAA
- a CDS encoding isopenicillin N synthase family dioxygenase: protein MAPTPRTTPHSAFEHLPLVDIGGLFSDCAADRIQAAAALGNAAQQAGFLYVTGHGIDPQIINRLKQRTVEYFAQPVERKMQDYIGLSSNHCGYVPEGEEQFVEGSIDHKEAFDVGFDYVLPEGQRPMLGANRWPVLPGFKQDIKAYYDAVFSLSLALFRGFALALGLPENAISQWVNHPPSQLRLIHYPYSKDAPQDRPGIGAHTDYECFTILLPTAPGLEVLNGAGQWIDVPLVEGAFVINIGDMMEVLSNGTYVATAHRVRKVSEERYSFPMFCACDYDTVIEPIAQLLEPAAPSRYGPVVCGEHLYAQTLQTFRYLKQRMARGELSLPSGAKGLSSFGYAAIGEEV, encoded by the coding sequence ATGGCGCCCACGCCTCGAACTACCCCTCATTCAGCGTTCGAACACCTGCCCCTGGTGGACATTGGCGGACTGTTTTCCGACTGCGCCGCCGATCGCATCCAAGCCGCCGCAGCGTTGGGGAACGCCGCGCAGCAGGCGGGTTTCCTCTATGTGACCGGGCACGGTATCGATCCGCAGATCATCAATCGTCTCAAGCAACGGACCGTTGAATACTTCGCCCAGCCGGTCGAGCGCAAGATGCAGGATTACATCGGGCTTTCGAGCAATCACTGCGGGTATGTCCCGGAGGGCGAGGAGCAGTTTGTCGAGGGCAGCATCGATCACAAGGAGGCCTTCGACGTTGGCTTCGACTATGTCCTGCCAGAGGGGCAGCGCCCCATGCTGGGGGCCAATCGCTGGCCAGTGTTGCCGGGTTTCAAGCAGGACATCAAGGCTTACTACGACGCGGTGTTCAGCCTCAGCCTTGCGCTGTTTCGGGGCTTTGCGCTGGCCTTGGGGTTACCGGAAAACGCCATCAGCCAATGGGTCAATCATCCGCCCAGCCAACTTCGGTTGATTCACTATCCGTATTCAAAGGATGCACCGCAGGATCGTCCGGGTATTGGCGCGCACACCGACTACGAATGCTTCACCATCCTGCTGCCGACTGCGCCGGGGCTTGAAGTGTTGAACGGAGCAGGGCAGTGGATCGACGTGCCGCTGGTCGAAGGTGCATTTGTGATCAATATCGGCGACATGATGGAGGTGCTGAGCAATGGCACCTATGTCGCCACGGCCCATCGGGTGCGCAAGGTCAGTGAAGAGCGTTATTCCTTCCCGATGTTCTGCGCTTGCGACTATGACACGGTCATCGAACCTATCGCGCAACTGCTCGAACCGGCAGCTCCGAGCCGCTATGGGCCGGTGGTTTGCGGGGAGCATCTGTACGCACAGACCCTGCAAACCTTTCGCTATCTCAAGCAACGCATGGCACGGGGCGAGCTGAGCTTGCCCAGTGGCGCCAAAGGCTTGTCGTCATTCGGCTACGCCGCCATCGGCGAGGAGGTTTGA
- a CDS encoding putative urea ABC transporter substrate-binding protein has translation MKAFSCVFYRVAVVLLALSCVAFGASAAEKKQSFKVAWSIYSGWMPWGYASEHGIIDKWAKKYGIQIELVQLNDYIESINQYAAGAFDACGMTNMDALTIPSANGVDTTGLILGDYSNGNDAIVLKNGKTFADIKGQQVNLVELSVSDYLMSRALDIHGLSQRDIKIMNTSDADAVASFSTSGVTAAALWNPQLSMVMKQSPTAVQVFTSKEIPGEIIDMMAVNTETLAANPELGKALVGAWFETLQLMSGDSRQAIAARTSMAERSGTDLKGYEEQLTQTMLFYTPGTAFEFANSDAIRHTMDKVRTFSFAKGLLGQAATSADAVGMQFADGSTLGDKNNIKLRFDSRFVNMAVANQL, from the coding sequence ATGAAGGCATTCTCGTGCGTGTTCTACCGTGTTGCAGTCGTGTTGCTGGCGTTGTCCTGTGTGGCTTTCGGTGCTTCTGCGGCCGAGAAAAAACAGTCGTTCAAGGTGGCCTGGTCGATCTATTCCGGGTGGATGCCGTGGGGCTACGCCAGCGAACACGGGATCATCGACAAATGGGCGAAAAAGTACGGCATCCAGATTGAACTGGTGCAACTCAACGACTACATCGAGTCGATCAACCAGTACGCCGCGGGTGCATTCGATGCCTGCGGTATGACCAACATGGATGCCTTGACCATCCCGAGCGCCAATGGCGTGGACACCACGGGGCTGATTCTGGGCGATTACTCCAATGGCAACGACGCCATCGTCCTGAAGAACGGCAAGACCTTTGCCGACATCAAGGGCCAGCAGGTCAATCTGGTGGAGTTGTCGGTGTCCGACTACCTGATGTCCCGGGCCCTGGACATTCATGGCCTGAGCCAGCGCGATATCAAGATCATGAACACCTCCGATGCTGATGCCGTGGCTTCGTTCTCCACGTCCGGGGTGACAGCGGCAGCATTGTGGAATCCGCAATTGAGCATGGTGATGAAGCAGTCACCGACGGCGGTTCAGGTCTTCACCTCCAAAGAAATACCGGGGGAGATCATTGACATGATGGCGGTGAACACCGAGACGCTGGCGGCCAATCCGGAACTGGGCAAGGCGTTGGTCGGTGCGTGGTTCGAGACCTTGCAATTGATGAGCGGCGACAGCAGGCAGGCCATCGCCGCACGTACTTCGATGGCCGAGCGCTCGGGTACCGACCTTAAAGGCTACGAGGAACAACTCACGCAAACCATGTTGTTCTATACGCCGGGCACCGCGTTCGAGTTCGCCAACTCCGACGCCATCCGCCATACCATGGACAAGGTGCGCACCTTCTCCTTTGCCAAAGGCTTGCTGGGCCAGGCCGCCACCAGCGCCGATGCGGTGGGCATGCAGTTTGCCGACGGCTCGACCCTTGGTGATAAGAACAACATCAAGCTGCGCTTCGATAGCCGCTTCGTGAACATGGCCGTGGCCAACCAGCTCTGA
- a CDS encoding DoxX family protein, translating to MNTAISSAVKGLHLNLDRVGEWIAPLALRVFVAWEFFESGLEKFNGQNWFADIQSRFPFPFNHVSTTLNWELSMWAELICALAILVGLGTRISAFILIVVTLVATAAVHWPADWSTLSELAQGYAISNKGFGNFKLPLIYLVAFMPLLFSGPGKLSLDALLTRYFWHR from the coding sequence ATGAACACCGCCATCTCCTCGGCCGTCAAAGGCCTGCACCTCAACCTCGACCGCGTCGGCGAATGGATCGCGCCCCTGGCCTTGCGGGTGTTCGTCGCCTGGGAATTCTTCGAGTCGGGCCTGGAAAAATTCAATGGCCAGAATTGGTTCGCCGATATTCAGTCGCGCTTCCCGTTTCCGTTCAACCACGTGTCGACGACGTTGAACTGGGAGTTGTCGATGTGGGCTGAACTGATCTGCGCCCTGGCGATTCTGGTGGGCCTCGGCACACGGATTTCGGCATTCATTCTGATAGTCGTAACCCTTGTCGCGACCGCAGCCGTGCACTGGCCAGCCGACTGGTCCACCTTAAGCGAACTCGCCCAGGGCTACGCGATCAGCAACAAGGGTTTCGGCAACTTCAAACTGCCACTGATCTACCTCGTGGCCTTTATGCCGCTGCTGTTCTCCGGCCCCGGCAAACTGAGTCTCGATGCGCTGCTGACTCGTTATTTCTGGCATCGCTGA
- a CDS encoding aldehyde dehydrogenase family protein, with translation MSLALERLIAGTPIPFAGNRVTVVSPELAARFQPGDHLLVEQVSGELLLIPVADQHAAAVAIEQAEAAFTAMSAVSDQAISTFFDLFAQRLETPACWTLIEAANLADIERAKARGRSTTRLLADERMRRDMIAGLRAWRDASATRGKVVSCVEHDGWKVEQVVSPLGIVAFVFEGRPNVFADAAGVLRTGNTAVLRIGSDALGTAQAIVSHALNPALADAGLPQGAVSLVESVNHAAGWAMFADRRLSLAVARGSGRAVSQLGSIAQQAGTAVSLHGTGGAWLVAHADADAQRFASVVRNSLDRKVCNTLNVCLIHRDRAAELVPLFLDALQQAGKARGQGCKLHIVEGSELYLPSDWQTATVQVHRAEGYQTEALAEPLPEDQLGREWEWEETPEVSLKIVDDLDSAIALFNRYSPQFTVSLISDSAESQDRFYHAVNAPFVGNGITRWVDGQYALNKPELGLSNWESGRLFARSAILSGDGVFTIRSRMTQVDLDVKR, from the coding sequence ATGTCTCTTGCGCTCGAACGTCTAATCGCTGGCACGCCGATCCCTTTCGCTGGTAACCGTGTCACGGTGGTCAGCCCCGAACTGGCAGCACGCTTCCAGCCCGGTGACCACTTGTTGGTGGAGCAGGTCAGCGGTGAACTGTTGCTGATTCCGGTGGCCGACCAGCACGCGGCAGCGGTGGCGATCGAACAGGCCGAAGCGGCATTCACGGCAATGTCTGCGGTTTCCGATCAGGCGATCAGCACATTTTTCGACCTGTTTGCCCAGCGCCTGGAAACCCCGGCGTGCTGGACCTTGATCGAGGCCGCAAACCTGGCTGACATCGAGCGGGCCAAGGCCCGTGGGCGTTCGACCACGCGCCTGCTGGCCGATGAGCGCATGCGCCGCGACATGATTGCCGGGCTGCGCGCCTGGCGCGATGCCTCGGCCACACGCGGCAAAGTGGTCAGTTGCGTCGAGCATGACGGCTGGAAAGTCGAGCAAGTGGTTTCGCCGCTGGGCATCGTCGCGTTTGTCTTCGAAGGTCGGCCGAACGTGTTCGCCGACGCTGCCGGCGTATTGCGCACCGGCAACACTGCCGTACTGCGCATTGGCAGCGATGCGTTGGGCACGGCCCAGGCAATCGTCAGCCACGCGCTGAATCCGGCGCTGGCCGATGCCGGTTTGCCCCAGGGCGCGGTATCGCTGGTGGAAAGCGTCAATCATGCCGCCGGTTGGGCGATGTTTGCCGACCGGCGCCTGTCGCTGGCCGTGGCTCGTGGTTCGGGTCGTGCTGTCAGCCAGTTGGGCAGCATCGCGCAGCAGGCGGGCACCGCTGTCAGTTTGCACGGCACCGGTGGTGCCTGGCTGGTCGCCCATGCTGATGCGGATGCCCAGCGCTTCGCCAGCGTGGTGCGCAACTCCCTGGACCGCAAAGTCTGCAACACCCTGAACGTATGCCTGATTCACCGCGACCGTGCCGCTGAGCTGGTGCCGCTGTTTCTCGATGCTTTGCAGCAGGCGGGCAAGGCGCGCGGGCAGGGCTGCAAATTGCACATCGTCGAAGGCAGCGAGCTGTACTTGCCCAGTGATTGGCAAACGGCAACTGTCCAGGTACATCGCGCCGAAGGCTATCAGACTGAAGCATTGGCCGAGCCCCTGCCCGAAGATCAGTTGGGCCGAGAGTGGGAATGGGAAGAAACCCCGGAAGTCAGCCTGAAAATCGTCGATGACCTGGACAGCGCCATCGCCTTGTTCAACCGCTACAGCCCACAATTCACGGTGTCGTTGATCAGCGACAGCGCAGAGTCTCAGGACCGTTTCTACCACGCGGTCAACGCACCCTTTGTCGGCAACGGCATTACCCGCTGGGTTGACGGCCAGTACGCGCTGAACAAACCGGAACTGGGCCTTTCGAATTGGGAAAGCGGGCGACTGTTTGCCCGCAGCGCGATTCTCTCGGGCGATGGCGTGTTCACCATCCGTAGCCGCATGACCCAGGTCGACCTGGACGTCAAACGCTGA
- a CDS encoding carbonic anhydrase, translated as MKALIEGFLKFQTEAFPQRTDLFKHLATTQHPGTLFITCSDSRVVPELLTQQEPGELFVIRNAGNIVPSYSPHPGGVSATVEYAVAVLGVTDIVICGHSDCGAMTAVAKCTCMDHLPAVSGWLQHTASAKVINESRPHANEAAKVSSMVRENVIAQLANIQTHPSVRLAQEKGLLNLHGWVYDIETGSIDALDTDSRSFVSLAEHPVTCAVYGRATEAA; from the coding sequence ATGAAAGCGCTCATCGAAGGTTTTTTGAAATTCCAGACAGAAGCGTTTCCACAACGCACCGACCTGTTCAAACACCTCGCAACCACGCAACACCCCGGCACCTTGTTCATCACCTGCTCCGACAGCCGCGTCGTACCGGAACTGCTGACCCAGCAGGAACCCGGCGAACTGTTTGTGATCCGCAACGCCGGCAACATCGTGCCGTCGTACAGTCCGCATCCCGGGGGTGTATCAGCAACCGTTGAATACGCCGTCGCCGTGCTCGGCGTGACCGACATCGTGATCTGCGGCCATTCCGACTGCGGTGCCATGACCGCCGTGGCCAAGTGCACCTGCATGGATCACCTGCCCGCCGTCAGCGGCTGGCTGCAACATACCGCGTCGGCGAAGGTGATCAACGAGTCGCGCCCTCACGCCAATGAAGCAGCCAAGGTGAGTTCAATGGTGCGGGAAAATGTCATCGCTCAACTGGCCAATATCCAGACCCATCCGAGCGTGCGCCTGGCACAGGAAAAAGGCCTGTTGAACCTGCATGGCTGGGTATACGACATCGAGACCGGTTCGATCGACGCACTGGACACCGACAGCCGCAGCTTCGTGTCACTGGCCGAGCACCCGGTGACTTGCGCCGTGTACGGTAGAGCGACTGAGGCCGCATGA
- the cynS gene encoding cyanase, protein MQQSHAYNDTSLALTTSILDAKARKNLSWQDLTDGTGLSLAYVTAALLGQHPLPENAAQVVGDKLELDADAVAYLQIIPLRGSLAGVPTDPTIYRFYEMIQIYGTTLKALVHEQFGDGIISAINFKLDMKKVEDPEGGSRAVITLDGKFLPLRPF, encoded by the coding sequence ATGCAACAGTCCCACGCCTACAACGACACCAGCCTGGCCCTGACCACTTCCATTCTCGACGCCAAGGCACGCAAGAATCTGTCCTGGCAGGACCTGACCGACGGCACCGGGCTGAGTCTGGCCTATGTCACCGCTGCCCTGCTCGGCCAGCATCCTCTGCCGGAAAATGCCGCCCAGGTCGTTGGCGACAAGCTCGAACTGGATGCTGACGCCGTGGCCTACCTGCAGATCATCCCGCTGCGCGGTAGTCTCGCGGGCGTGCCGACAGACCCGACCATCTACCGCTTCTACGAGATGATCCAGATCTACGGCACCACGCTCAAAGCCCTGGTTCATGAGCAGTTCGGCGACGGCATCATCAGTGCAATCAACTTCAAGCTCGACATGAAAAAAGTCGAGGACCCGGAAGGCGGCTCCCGCGCCGTGATCACCCTCGACGGCAAGTTCCTGCCCCTGCGTCCTTTCTGA